One genomic region from Pseudorca crassidens isolate mPseCra1 chromosome 11, mPseCra1.hap1, whole genome shotgun sequence encodes:
- the TMEM121B gene encoding transmembrane protein 121B has protein sequence MRPAPGAPRAAPPPARLQPRFPRGRSGSGSSSGGSGGDTGSSSSSSSAGAEREDDDESASISRPLVPAGPPGSAAASCASTPTSPRSMTAADLGAGAVAGAVGGAGGASPGSSCRLCCCCCGRRARPGRGGGRRGCAPGLGCRWGYQALSVALLLAQGGLLDVYLIAVTDLYWCSWVATDLVVAAGWAIFFAKNSRGRRGAAHTHHPHHPHAAPLHLPAAPAAAAGAAGAKARGGRGGAGGLGPAGAAGAAGEFAFAYLAWLIYSIAFTPKVVLILGTSILDLIELRAPFGTTGFRLTLALSAPLLYCLVRAIGEAGATPGSAGPLLLQPQRHRAAGCFLGTCLDLLDSSALVELMLDGRAPLPAHLRYLLLAAYFLALASPVLWLHELHAAAASPRGRASRPGGCSRLLRLLGGCLVDVPLLALRCLLAVSYQQPLSVFMLKNLFFLGCRGLEALEGCWDRETPASPSRARAGYGAPPSAPLVPGAPQLGHCISEDEGGAHGYVNTLAVASQN, from the coding sequence ATGCGCCCCGCGCCCGGCGCCCCCCgcgcggccccgccccccgcccggcTGCAGCCCCGGTTCCCGCGCGGCCGGAGCGGCTCgggcagcagcagcggcggcagcggcggcgacaccggcagcagcagcagcagcagcagcgcggGCGCCGAGCGGGAGGACGACGACGAGAGCGCCAGCATCAGCAGGCCGCTGGTGCCCGCCGGGCCCCCGGGGAGCGCCGCCGCCTCCTGCGCCTCCACGCCCACCTCCCCGCGTAGCATGACCGCCGCCGACCTGGGCGCGGGCGCCGTCGCCGGGGCCGTCGGGGGCGCGGGCGGCGCCAGCCCCGGCTCCTCCTGCCGTTTGTGTTGCTGCTGCTGCGGTCGCCGGGCTCGGCCGGGCCGCGGCGGTGGGCGCCGCGGCTGCGCCCCCGGCCTGGGCTGTCGCTGGGGCTACCAGGCGCTGTCCGTGGCGCTGCTGCTGGCGCAGGGCGGCCTGCTGGACGTGTACCTCATCGCTGTCACCGACCTGTACTGGTGCTCCTGGGTCGCCACCGACCTGGTGGTCGCGGCGGGCTGGGCCATCTTCTTCGCCAAGAACAGCCGGGGCCGTCGGGGCGCCGCGCACACCCACCACCCGCACCACCCGCACGCCGCGCCCCTGCACctgcccgccgcccccgccgccgctgCCGGGGCTGCGGGAGCCAAGGCGCGCGGCGGCCGCGGGGGCGCGGGCGGcctggggccggcgggggcggccggCGCGGCCGGCGAGTTCGCCTTCGCCTACTTGGCCTGGCTCATCTACTCCATCGCCTTCACGCCCAAGGTGGTGCTCATCCTGGGCACGTCCATCCTGGACCTCATCGAGCTGCGCGCGCCCTTCGGCACCACGGGCTTCCGCCTCACCCTGGCGCTGTCGGCGCCGCTGCTCTACTGCCTGGTGCGGGCCATCGGCGAGGCGGGCGCCACCCCCGGCTCCGCGGGCCCCCTGCTCCTGCAGCCCCAGCGGCACCGCGCCGCCGGCTGCTTCCTGGGCACGTGCCTGGACCTGCTGGACAGCTCCGCCCTGGTGGAGCTGATGCTGGACGGCCGCGCGCCGCTGCCCGCGCACCTGCGCTACCTGCTTCTCGCCGCCTACTTCCTCGCGCTCGCCTCGCCGGTGCTCTGGCTCCACGAGCTCCACGCCGCTGCCGCCTCGCCCCGGGGCCGGGCCTCGCGGCCGGGAGGCTGCAGCCGCCTGCTGCGCCTGCTGGGCGGCTGCCTCGTGGACGTACCCTTGCTGGCGCTGCGCTGCCTGCTGGCCGTGAGCTACCAGCAACCGCTCTCCGTCTTCATGCTCAAGAACCTCTTCTTCCTCGGCTGCCGCGGCCTGGAGGCCCTGGAGGGCTGCTGGGACAGGGAGACCCCGGCGTCCCCGAGTCGGGCTCGGGCAGGCTACGGCGCTCCGCCCTCCGCCCCGTTGGTGCCGGGAGCCCCCCAGCTGGGCCACTGCATCTCGGAGGACGAGGGGGGCGCCCACGGCTACGTCAACACCCTGGCTGTGGCGTCCCAAAACTGA